A region from the Aegilops tauschii subsp. strangulata cultivar AL8/78 chromosome 5, Aet v6.0, whole genome shotgun sequence genome encodes:
- the LOC109768184 gene encoding uncharacterized protein, whose translation MGVAASAAPPPPEAAAPADPPSKEDAQHAAAAAAAAAAAAPADSPAKEEVQSAAAAAPGGGADAAGETVVLDAAAEGGEEEEGECGFCVYMKGGGCKEEFVGWEKCVEQAEAEGSDVVERCHDATAALRRCMDKFPDYYEPILRAERAMAEDLEAFKASEASEPSPASPPPPAAEEEQGDDKKQAEAVVAKEDLAA comes from the coding sequence ATGGGagtcgccgcctccgccgccccccctcccccggaggccgccgcgcCCGCCGATCCACCATCCAAAGAAGATGCCCagcatgccgccgccgccgccgccgcagcagcagcagctgcgcCCGCCGATTCACCGGCAAAGGAAGAGGTccagtccgccgccgccgccgctcccggcgGCGGGGCGGACGCGGCGGGGGAGACGGTGGTCCTGGACGCCgccgcggagggcggcgaggaggaggaaggggagtGCGGGTTTTGCGTGTACATGAAGGGCGGCGGGTGCAAGGAGGAGTTCGTGGGGTGGGAGAAGTGCGTGGAGCAGGCGGAGGCGGAGGGCAGCGACGTCGTCGAGCGCTGCCACGACGCCACCGCCGCGCTGCGCAGGTGCATGGACAAGTTCCCGGACTACTACGAGCCCATCCTCCGCGCCGAGCGCGCCATGGCCGAGGATCTCGAGGCCTTCAAGGCCAGCGAAGCCTCCGAGCCCTcccccgcctcgccgccgcccccggcGGCCGAGGAGGAACAGGGCGACGATAAGAAGCAGGCGGAGGCGGTGGTGGCGAAGGAGGATCTCGCGGCCTGA